One window of the Camelina sativa cultivar DH55 chromosome 1, Cs, whole genome shotgun sequence genome contains the following:
- the LOC104710049 gene encoding putative F-box/kelch-repeat protein At2g29780 has protein sequence MALISETFDNGSNGGDPNKKPEELHKNPQEEEENKNDKPIKEEEEEVENLLPVFTRYIPEDIAESILLLVPRCHYPKLSLFCRSFHNVISSPGLYQRRLQLGLTEPVLYALIRFPLASFNPSWFILNHDVPRNISLRLSEISSAPPMSPMKPESAVVTIGYNMYVIGGCDEPDQPTSNVFVIDCRFHRCSSLPGMQRARRSAAAGVIDKKIYVIGGCEQIDDNWIEVFDVETGIWSSVAGPYEYNSSMVGGGFMTSVVMQEKIYMLDPECCLTYEPRQGTWQSWGFGSELKRSWHQSSCVVEDFLCSINSCIASIYLYLSVYDPNDMFWRGLALNNGVSGLPSLNYNGCKLANVSGKLVILNNTGNDVWCIEIALERSTRTTWDGHIEIDGRVVSRSQVLTSMNSPFVDLAHFVTF, from the coding sequence ATGGCTTTGATCTCTGAAACTTTCGACAACGGTTCTAACGGCGGCGATCCAAACAAGAAACCCGAAGAGCTCCACAAGAACccgcaagaagaagaagagaataaaaaCGATAAAccgattaaagaagaagaagaagaagtagagaatCTTCTTCCCGTGTTTACTCGATACATCCCAGAAGATATCGCCGAAAGCATCCTCTTACTCGTCCCGAGATGTCATTACCCGAAGCTATCTCTCTTCTGCAGATCCTTTCATAACGTCATCTCTTCGCCGGGACTCTACCAAAGGCGCTTACAACTCGGCCTCACCGAACCGGTTCTTTATGCTTTGATTAGGTTCCCTCTTGCTAGTTTCAACCCGAGCTGGTTCATTCTCAACCATGACGTTCCAAGAAATATCTCTTTACGATTAAGCGAAATCAGTTCAGCTCCTCCTATGAGCCCAATGAAGCCTGAATCTGCTGTGGTTACAATCGGATACAATATGTATGTGATCGGTGGATGCGATGAACCAGATCAGCCCACATCGAACGTGTTTGTCATCGATTGCAGATTCCATAGATGTAGCTCGCTCCCGGGAATGCAGAGGGCTCGCAGATCCGCAGCCGCTGGAGTTATCGACAAAAAGATTTACGTGATCGGAGGTTGCGAGCAGATAGATGATAATTGGATCGAGGTGTTCGACGTAGAGACTGGGATTTGGAGTAGTGTTGCTGGTCCATACGAGTACAACTCTAGTATGGTAGGAGGAGGGTTTATGACATCTGTGGTGATGCAAGAAAAGATTTACATGTTGGATCCTGAGTGTTGTTTGACTTATGAACCAAGACAAGGTACATGGCAGTCATGGGGGTTCGGAAGTGAATTGAAGAGAAGCTGGCACCAGTCGTCTTGTGTGGTTGAGGATTTTTTGTGTAGTATTAATAGTTGCATTGCTTCCATATATCTATACCTATCGGTATATGATCCGAATGACATGTTTTGGAGAGGTCTCGCTCTGAACAACGGTGTTTCTGGTTTGCCTAGCCTCAATTATAATGGATGTAAATTGGCCAATGTTAGTGGGAAGTTGGTGATTTTAAACAATACTGGCAACGATGTTTGGTGCATAGAGATTGCCTTAGAAAGATCCACAAGGACCACATGGGACGGTCATATCGAGATCGATGGACGAGTCGTATCAAGATCGCAAGTGCTTACATCCATGAACTCACCTTTCGTTGATCTTGCTCACTTTGTTACGTTTTGA
- the LOC109128432 gene encoding uncharacterized protein K02A2.6-like, producing the protein MPPAKKLEELEKVVENLQREIQQVSALDNEVNEMKKQLGKLDVLEKQMAKRDSVTRTNQPPPPRSESPERREPLNRNIELPLFDGEDAKGWVGRVEQYFELKEYTEEEKLCAVRVCFSSDALTWYRWERDRHPFLSWEQMRDRILENFAETQDLTAGERLLLPRQDETAGQYCKEFKALASNAPEVSEKVLEMTFMIGLKQKVRAGVKMFEPRNLKKMMSLSKMVEDWNKHGDSPPILGWESSNRAANSGTGEKVVTRGTPYTGGGANPSNAKSFVSSTHESKTMTSRTTGEKIANPNSKPSEPRRPPFRRLTDAEGLQDDEGTYREDGGEEAATENVEVPEFAAISIQSAARISSPRTMKLRGSVQGEEVVVMIDSGATHNFISSMMAQRLGIIPRGTAGFGVRMGNGLMVRGSGGAVVTDIGRHEGELARTEDEFHGRERLGWEGLYVEYTNQPYPIEGDEDTTPEIFQSLLEEFALVFSEPQGLPPSRGKEHAITLKPGSEPVGVRPFRYPHAQKEEIERQISVMLAAGIIRESGSPFSSLVLLVKKKDGSWRFCVDYRSLNKATVPDSFPIPMIDQLLDELHGARVFSKLDLRSGYHQILVKAEDVPKTAFRSHDGHYEFLVMPFGLTNAPTTFQSLMNDVFRPFLRKFVLVFFDDILVYSRSKEEHQGHLREVLKLLQQHQLYANRKKCQFGTSTIAYLGHIISLEGVSADPRKIQAMVEWEPPSNIKALRGFLRITGYY; encoded by the exons ATGCCACCGGCTAAGAAGTTAGAAGAGCTTGAGAAAGTTGTAGAGAACCTCCAGAGGGAGATCCAACAAGTATCGGCCTTGGATAACGAAGTTAACGAAATGAAGAAACAGTTGGGTAAGCTTGACGTTCTTGAGAAACAAATGGCTAAGCGGGAT AGCGTGACACGCACCAACCAACCCCCACCGCCGAGAAGTGAGTCTCCTGAAAGGCGAGAGCCACTCAACCGAAACATTGAGTTGCCCCTGTTTGACGGAGAAGACGCGAAAGGATGGGTAGGTCGTGTAGAGCAGTACTTCGAACTCAAGGAATACACGGAGGAAGAGAAGTTGTGTGCAGTCAGAGTGTGTTTCTCCAGCGATGCTCTCACCTGGTATCGATGGGAAAGGGATCGACACCCTTTTCTCAGTTGGGAGCAGATGAGAGACCGAATCTTGGAAAACTTTGCTGAAACACAAGATCTGACGGCCGGGGAGCGGCTGCTGCTGCCCCGGCAGGACGAAACCGCAGGGCAATACTGCAAGGAGTTCAAAGCTCTTGCATCTAATGCACCGGAGGTTTCAGAGAAAGTCTTAGAGATGACCTTTATGATTGGTTTAAAACAGAAGGTTAGAGCAGGGGTCAAGATGTTTGAACCGCGAaacctgaagaagatgatgagccTCTCCAAAATGGTGGAAGACTGGAACAAACATGGTGACTCGCCGCCGATTTTGGGGTGGGAAAGTTCAAACAGAGCAGCGAACAGCGGAACCGGAGAGAAAGTAGTGACACGTGGGACACCGTACACAGGGGGAGGGGCAAATCCATCAAATGCCAAGAGCTTTGTCTCTTCTACTCACGAGAGCAAAACGATGACGTCGCGAACAACTGGAGAAAAAATTGCCAACCCTAATTCGAAACCCTCAGAACCACGACGACCTCCATTCAGGCGACTTACTGACGCGGAG GGGCTCCAGGACGACGAAGGAACTTACAGAGAAGACGGCGGAGAGGAGGCAGCGACCGAAAACGTCGAGGTACCGGAATTTGCAGCGATATCGATCCAATCCGCCGCAAGAATCTCCTCTCCACGCACCATGAAGTTGAGGGGAAGTGTACAAGGGGAAGAAGTGGTGGTAATGATCGACAGCGGAGCCACCCACAACTTCATATCCAGCATGATGGCTCAGCGGTTGGGGATAATTCCGAGGGGAACCGCGGGGTTCGGTGTGAGAATGGGAAACGGGTTGATGGTGAGAGGAAGCGGG GGAGCAGTGGTTACAGACATTGGGAGACATGAGGGTGAACTGGCTCGAACAGAGGATGAGTTTCATGGTCGAGAGAGATTGG GATGGGAAGGGCTCTATGTGGAATATACCAACCAACCTTACCCTATCGAAGGAGATGAAGACACAACACCGGAGATTTTTCAGTCGCTATTGGAGGAATTTGCTCTGGTGTTCTCTGAACCGCAGGGGCTTCCTCCCTCACGCGGCAAGGAACATGCGATCACTCTCAAACCAGGCAGCGAACCAGTAGGCGTGAGACCCTTCCGGTATCCTCACGCCCAGAAGGAAGAAATCGAAAGGCAAATTTCTGTGATGCTAGCCGCAGGAATCATTAGAGAGAGTGGTAGTCCCTTCTCAAGTCTGGTGCTTCTAGTTAAGAAGAAAGACGGTAGCTGGAGGTTTTGCGTCGACTACCGCTCCCTCAACAAAGCCACAGTACCGGACAGCTTCCCCATCCCAATGATTGACCAGTTGTTGGACGAGCTCCATGGAGCAAGAGTGTTCTCAAAGCTCGACTTGCGTTCCGGTTACCATCAGATCTTAGTCAAGGCTGAGGATGTCCCAAAAACAGCTTTTAGGTCCCATGATGGACACTACGAGTTCCTCGTGATGCCCTTTGGTCTAACGAACGCACCAACTACTTTCCAATCTCTGATGAATGATGTATTCCGTCCCTTCCTGCGGAAATTTGTGCTGGTCTTCTTCGACGACATCCTTGTCTACAGTCGCTCGAAGGAAGAACACCAAGGGCATTTGAGAGAAGTACTCAAACTCCTTCAGCAGCATCAGCTATACGCCAACAGAAAGAAATGTCAGTTTGGTACCTCCACCATCGCATATTTGGGACACATCATCTCCCTGGAAGGAGTCTCAGCCGACCCGAGAAAGATACAGGCCATGGTGGAATGGGAACCACCGTCCAACATCAAAGCCTTGAGAGGATTCCTTCGAATAACTGGATATTACTGA
- the LOC104699880 gene encoding cell division cycle 20.2, cofactor of APC complex-like isoform X2, with protein sequence MIRQQRPQTPTPLGTLHSVSSSSLYQQQRKPPRHIPKTCERMLDVPDFADDSYLNLLDWGSDNVLAIALHHTVYLWDASKGSTTELVIVDEDTGPVTSINWAGDGRYLAVGLNSSKVQIWDVADCRRVRTLECGHASRVGSLAWNDHILTTGGMDGKIINNDVRVSSHLVNTYRGHTLEVCVVNIWDRSSSSQRLHMLVKHTSAVKALAWCPFQTNLLPTGGGGRDGRIKFWNTRTRACLNTVETSSQVSSLLWSNKERELLSSHGFTQNQLTLWKYPSMVKMAELNGHTSRVLYTALSPNGCTVASAAADERLMFWNVFGVPEVAKKAAPKVPEPFSHLNRIR encoded by the exons ATGATCAGGCAACAAAG ACCTCAAACTCCAACTCCACTGGGAACTCttcactctgtttcttcttcttcgctttacCAACAACAGCGTAAGCCGCCTAGACACATCCCTAAGACTTGCGAGAGAATGTTGGATGTACCTGACTTTGCCGATGACTCTTATCTCAACTTGCTTGACTGGGGCAGTGATAACGTTTTAGCCATTGCATTGCATCATACTGTTTATCTCTGGGATGCTTCTAAAGGTTCTACTACTGAGCTTGTCATTGTTGATGAAGATACGGGACCTGTCACAAGCATCAACTGGGCAGGAGATGGTCGTTATCTTGCTGTTGGGCTTAACAGCTCTAAAGTCCAGATTTGGGATGTTGCTGATTGTCGTAGAGTGAGAACGTTGGAGTGTGGTCACGCGTCTAGAGTAGGATCGTTGGCATGGAACGATCACATCTTGACAACAGGAGGAATGGATGGGAAGATCATCAACAACGACGTACGGGTTAGTTCACACCTTGTCAACACGTATAGGGGTCACACTTTAGAAGTTTGTGTGGTTAATATATGGGACCGTTCTAGTAGTAGTCAGCGGCTGCACATGCTTGTAAAGCACACATCTGCAGTTAAAGCTCTTGCTTGGTGCCCTTTCCAAACGAATTTGCTTCCAACTGGTGGCGGTGGGAGAGATGGGAGAATAAAGTTCTGGAATACTAGGACAAGAGCTTGCTTGAACACGGTAGAAACTAGCTCtcaagtttcttctttgttatggaGCAACAAGGAAAGAGAGTTGCTTAGCTCACATGGGTTTACTCAGAACCAGCTTACACTTTGGAAGTACCCATCTATGGTGAAAATGGCTGAGCTCAATGGTCACACATCACGTGTTCTATATACGGCCCTGAGTCCGAATGGTTGTACTGTAGCTTCTGCAGCAGCAGATGAGAGACTGATGTTTTGGAATGTATTTGGAGTACCAGAGGTTGCCAAAAAAGCTGCTCCAAAAGTACCTGAGCCGTTTTCTCATTTGAACCGTATTCGCTGA
- the LOC104699857 gene encoding phosphatidylinositol:ceramide inositolphosphotransferase 3-like produces MINVGALRLVVMLVFLSVICLNVGAIRLVQYIKSYLHRFVWSLSNQYIHGLAAHGVHYLHRPGPTLQDAGFFILPGSKLAKISPPKNVLEVLLINYPDGVIYGCGDPIFSSHTIFTLVFVLTYQRYGTGR; encoded by the exons ATGATAAATGTGGGAGCTTTAAGACTAGTAGTTATGCTGGTTTTTCTTTCAGTAATTTGCTTAAATGTGGGAGCTATAAGACTAGTTCAGTATATAAAATCCTATTTACATCGTTTTGTTTGGTCCCTCTCAAATCAGTACATTCATGGACTTGCTGCTCATGGAGTTCACTACTTACACCGACCTGGTCCAACGCTTCAAGATGCtggtttttttattcttcca GGCTCCAAGCTCGCCAAGATTTCGCCTCCAAAGAATGTTCTCGAAGTACTCTTGATTAACT ATCCTGATGGAGTGATATATGGTTGTGGAGATCCAATATTTTCATCACATACGATATTCACTTTAGTCTTTGTACTCACATATCAAAGATACGGCACAGGAAG GTAG
- the LOC104699880 gene encoding cell division cycle 20.2, cofactor of APC complex-like isoform X1: protein MIRQQRNRPQTPTPLGTLHSVSSSSLYQQQRKPPRHIPKTCERMLDVPDFADDSYLNLLDWGSDNVLAIALHHTVYLWDASKGSTTELVIVDEDTGPVTSINWAGDGRYLAVGLNSSKVQIWDVADCRRVRTLECGHASRVGSLAWNDHILTTGGMDGKIINNDVRVSSHLVNTYRGHTLEVCVVNIWDRSSSSQRLHMLVKHTSAVKALAWCPFQTNLLPTGGGGRDGRIKFWNTRTRACLNTVETSSQVSSLLWSNKERELLSSHGFTQNQLTLWKYPSMVKMAELNGHTSRVLYTALSPNGCTVASAAADERLMFWNVFGVPEVAKKAAPKVPEPFSHLNRIR, encoded by the exons ATGATCAGGCAACAAAG GAACAGACCTCAAACTCCAACTCCACTGGGAACTCttcactctgtttcttcttcttcgctttacCAACAACAGCGTAAGCCGCCTAGACACATCCCTAAGACTTGCGAGAGAATGTTGGATGTACCTGACTTTGCCGATGACTCTTATCTCAACTTGCTTGACTGGGGCAGTGATAACGTTTTAGCCATTGCATTGCATCATACTGTTTATCTCTGGGATGCTTCTAAAGGTTCTACTACTGAGCTTGTCATTGTTGATGAAGATACGGGACCTGTCACAAGCATCAACTGGGCAGGAGATGGTCGTTATCTTGCTGTTGGGCTTAACAGCTCTAAAGTCCAGATTTGGGATGTTGCTGATTGTCGTAGAGTGAGAACGTTGGAGTGTGGTCACGCGTCTAGAGTAGGATCGTTGGCATGGAACGATCACATCTTGACAACAGGAGGAATGGATGGGAAGATCATCAACAACGACGTACGGGTTAGTTCACACCTTGTCAACACGTATAGGGGTCACACTTTAGAAGTTTGTGTGGTTAATATATGGGACCGTTCTAGTAGTAGTCAGCGGCTGCACATGCTTGTAAAGCACACATCTGCAGTTAAAGCTCTTGCTTGGTGCCCTTTCCAAACGAATTTGCTTCCAACTGGTGGCGGTGGGAGAGATGGGAGAATAAAGTTCTGGAATACTAGGACAAGAGCTTGCTTGAACACGGTAGAAACTAGCTCtcaagtttcttctttgttatggaGCAACAAGGAAAGAGAGTTGCTTAGCTCACATGGGTTTACTCAGAACCAGCTTACACTTTGGAAGTACCCATCTATGGTGAAAATGGCTGAGCTCAATGGTCACACATCACGTGTTCTATATACGGCCCTGAGTCCGAATGGTTGTACTGTAGCTTCTGCAGCAGCAGATGAGAGACTGATGTTTTGGAATGTATTTGGAGTACCAGAGGTTGCCAAAAAAGCTGCTCCAAAAGTACCTGAGCCGTTTTCTCATTTGAACCGTATTCGCTGA